A stretch of DNA from Lycium ferocissimum isolate CSIRO_LF1 chromosome 4, AGI_CSIRO_Lferr_CH_V1, whole genome shotgun sequence:
AATCGAAACAATTAGGCTAAATTGTCCTACGGAAACAACTATTCTTCAtaacaaatttcatatgataaGTACAAGTAAGTATGCTTTAGGGTAAACTTGTGCCCGATTTTGGTAATTAATTTGTATTGACAGACTATCTACGCCCCAGTTTCAAGTTGGGGTATAGTAGCTGCTATGAATCATCGCTTATATGAATTTTCACTAACCATGATACGGTAAATGTACATCAATTTAATCCAAAATGAACACCTAGTAGTTatagttttattttttgcaaGAGAATATCTTCAAACCACACAAATATAAGACGAAAAAATGTATTTACATTATGAACTTCCTCACTGTATATGCTTTTTTACTTTACactaactttttcttttttaaaaacaaacaaCATGATCGtatatcttttttctttcttttctgcaATGTAATACAATTAAACTAAAACAACTAGCTCTCTGAAACCTGAATCTCTGCTATTTGCTGGCCCAGAATTACCGGTTTCAATTTATTCCTCCATACATCTTTATACAAATCACCATCACCACCACTTTTTTGAACTTCCACTACTACCAATTGTTCGGTCAATCGATATACATCCAGGCTCATTGTtaatttaccattttgccctaTCATCTCAATTCCCCattcttttttcctcttcaacctgaatttctccttttttgccAGCTCTTTAATTCTCTCTATTACACTCTCCGGGGACTCTTCCACTACCGTCCTCTCCAAATCATCCACTGAATTGTTCGATCTGAACAATCTGGAAATGTCCAAACCTGGAGAGAAAGAAATTATATCAAATGCATTCAAACAATTCGATGatgaatttatcttattttcttCCTCCTCAGAGAATTTGATAAATTTCAATCCCTTTCTAAACCATGGATCTTTTATTATCTCTTCAATCGTTATTCTCGTTGCCGGATTTATATCCAAAAGACGAGATAATATCCGCTTAACATCGGAAGACATCCATCTCGGACACCGGAATTCGCCTTTGTAGATTTTTTTGTACATTAGCATCAGATTTTGATCGTAGAACGGGAAATAACCGGCGATCAT
This window harbors:
- the LOC132052956 gene encoding CBL-interacting serine/threonine-protein kinase 11, translated to MPEKPLFGKYELGKVLGCGAFAKVYHARDINNGQSVAIKVINKINISNKDNTLPDKHIEREITILRQLRHPYIVKLYEVLATKTKIYFVMEYVKGGELFTQISNKGKFSEDLSRKCFQQLISAVNYCHSRGIYHRDLKPENILLDENGDIKVSDFGLSATTEQIQSFDGLLHTVCGSPVYVAPEILTIKGYDGAKTDIWSCGIILYVMIAGYFPFYDQNLMLMYKKIYKGEFRCPRWMSSDVKRILSRLLDINPATRITIEEIIKDPWFRKGLKFIKFSEEEENKINSSSNCLNAFDIISFSPGLDISRLFRSNNSVDDLERTVVEESPESVIERIKELAKKEKFRLKRKKEWGIEMIGQNGKLTMSLDVYRLTEQLVVVEVQKSGGDGDLYKDVWRNKLKPVILGQQIAEIQVSES